The following coding sequences are from one Diospyros lotus cultivar Yz01 chromosome 7, ASM1463336v1, whole genome shotgun sequence window:
- the LOC127806447 gene encoding xylose isomerase isoform X1 has translation MRTMKAAAKLLLFVLCILAVSLAVIAGSPPTCPAGLSSGCGEWEGEFFPGIPKIKYEGPSSKSPLAYKWYNAEEEILGKKMKDWFRFSVAFWHTFRGTGGDPFGAPTKMWPWEDGTNSLDMAKRRMRANFEFIDKLGVDFWCFHDRDVAPDGKTLEEANSNLDEVVALAKELQGTKIRPLWGTAQLFMHPRFMHGAATSSELGVYAYSAAQVKKAMEVTHYLGGENYVFWGGREGYQTLLNTDMERELNHLARFLQASVAYKKKIGFNGTLLIEPKPQEPTKHQYDWDAATTANFLRKYGLIGDFKLNIECNHATLSGHSCHHEIETARINGLLGNIDANSGDPQTGWDTDQFMTDIMEATMVMLSVVKNGGIAPGGFNFDAKLRRESTDVEDLFIAHIIGMDTMARGLRNAAKLIEDGSLAELVRKRYQSFDTELGASVEAGKADFELLEKKAMEWGELKVPSGKQELAEMILQSVL, from the exons ATGAGAACGATGAAGGCTGCCGCTAAGTTATTGTTGTTCGTTCTTTGCATTCTAGCGGTCTCTCTGGCAGTG ATTGCTGGGAGTCCGCCAACTTGCCCTGCTGGTTTAAGCAGTGGATGTGGTGAATGGGAAGGGGAATTCTTTCCTGGAATTCCCAAAATTAAGTATGAG GGCCCTTCAAGCAAGAGCCCACTTGCATATAAGTGGTATAATGCGGAAGAGGAGATTCttgggaagaagatgaag GACTGGTTCAGATTTAGTGTTGCTTTCTGGCACACATTCCGAGGAACTGGAGGTGACCCATTTGGCGCACCAACAAAGATGTGGCCATGGGAAGACGGTACCAATTCATTGGATATGGCCAAGAGGAGGA TGAGAGCAAATTTTGAGTTCATAGACAAGCTTGGAGTAGATTTCTGGTGCTTTCATGATCGGGATGTTGCTCCAGATGGTAAAACACTTGAG GAAGCCAATTCTAATTTGGATGAAGTGGTTGCCCTTGCTAAGGAGCTGCAG GGGACAAAAATCCGTCCATTGTGGGGTACAGCTCAGTTGTTCATGCATCCTCGCTTCATGCATGGTGCTGCTACTAG CTCTGAGTTAGGTGTATATGCATATTCGGCAGCTCAGGTCAAGAAAGCTATGGAG GTCACACATTATCTAGGGGGAGAAAATTACGTCTTTTGGGGTGGTCGGGAGGGTTACCAGACTCTCCTAAACACAGATATGGAAAGAGAGCTTAACCATTTG GCAAGGTTTCTTCAAGCTTCTGTAGCATATAAGAAGAAGATTGGATTCAATG GCACATTACTTATTGAACCCAAGCCGCAAGAACCTACCAAGCACCA GTATGATTGGGATGCGGCAACCACAGCTAATTTCTTGCGAAAATATGGCCTTATAG GGgacttcaaactcaacattgaATGCAACCATGCTACCTTATCTGGTCACAG CTGTCACCATGAGATTGAAACTGCCAGAATCAATGGTTTACTCGGAAATATTGATGCCAACTCTGGCGATCCTCAGACTG GGTGGGATACGGATCAGTTCATGACAGATATAATGGAAGCAACTATGGTTATGCTGAGCGTTGTGAAAAAT gGAGGCATAGCACCTGGAGGATTCAATTTTGATGCCAAACT GCGAAGGGAAAGCACGGACGTGGAGGACTTGTTCATTGCTCATATTATTGGAATGGATACCATGGCCCGTGGACTGCGGAATGCTGCGAAGCTGATTGAG GATGGTTCCTTGGCTGAACTCGTTCGGAAGAGATATCAAAGTTTTGATACAGAACTTGGTGCTTCAGTGGAG GCTGGGAAGGCGGATTTTGAACTGCTGGAGAAGAAAGCCATGGAATGGGGAGAACTTAAGGTTCCCTCTGGGAAACAG GAACTTGCTGAGATGATTCTCCAATCTGTGCTGTAG
- the LOC127806447 gene encoding xylose isomerase isoform X2, translating into MKDWFRFSVAFWHTFRGTGGDPFGAPTKMWPWEDGTNSLDMAKRRMRANFEFIDKLGVDFWCFHDRDVAPDGKTLEEANSNLDEVVALAKELQGTKIRPLWGTAQLFMHPRFMHGAATSSELGVYAYSAAQVKKAMEVTHYLGGENYVFWGGREGYQTLLNTDMERELNHLARFLQASVAYKKKIGFNGTLLIEPKPQEPTKHQYDWDAATTANFLRKYGLIGDFKLNIECNHATLSGHSCHHEIETARINGLLGNIDANSGDPQTGWDTDQFMTDIMEATMVMLSVVKNGGIAPGGFNFDAKLRRESTDVEDLFIAHIIGMDTMARGLRNAAKLIEDGSLAELVRKRYQSFDTELGASVEAGKADFELLEKKAMEWGELKVPSGKQELAEMILQSVL; encoded by the exons atgaag GACTGGTTCAGATTTAGTGTTGCTTTCTGGCACACATTCCGAGGAACTGGAGGTGACCCATTTGGCGCACCAACAAAGATGTGGCCATGGGAAGACGGTACCAATTCATTGGATATGGCCAAGAGGAGGA TGAGAGCAAATTTTGAGTTCATAGACAAGCTTGGAGTAGATTTCTGGTGCTTTCATGATCGGGATGTTGCTCCAGATGGTAAAACACTTGAG GAAGCCAATTCTAATTTGGATGAAGTGGTTGCCCTTGCTAAGGAGCTGCAG GGGACAAAAATCCGTCCATTGTGGGGTACAGCTCAGTTGTTCATGCATCCTCGCTTCATGCATGGTGCTGCTACTAG CTCTGAGTTAGGTGTATATGCATATTCGGCAGCTCAGGTCAAGAAAGCTATGGAG GTCACACATTATCTAGGGGGAGAAAATTACGTCTTTTGGGGTGGTCGGGAGGGTTACCAGACTCTCCTAAACACAGATATGGAAAGAGAGCTTAACCATTTG GCAAGGTTTCTTCAAGCTTCTGTAGCATATAAGAAGAAGATTGGATTCAATG GCACATTACTTATTGAACCCAAGCCGCAAGAACCTACCAAGCACCA GTATGATTGGGATGCGGCAACCACAGCTAATTTCTTGCGAAAATATGGCCTTATAG GGgacttcaaactcaacattgaATGCAACCATGCTACCTTATCTGGTCACAG CTGTCACCATGAGATTGAAACTGCCAGAATCAATGGTTTACTCGGAAATATTGATGCCAACTCTGGCGATCCTCAGACTG GGTGGGATACGGATCAGTTCATGACAGATATAATGGAAGCAACTATGGTTATGCTGAGCGTTGTGAAAAAT gGAGGCATAGCACCTGGAGGATTCAATTTTGATGCCAAACT GCGAAGGGAAAGCACGGACGTGGAGGACTTGTTCATTGCTCATATTATTGGAATGGATACCATGGCCCGTGGACTGCGGAATGCTGCGAAGCTGATTGAG GATGGTTCCTTGGCTGAACTCGTTCGGAAGAGATATCAAAGTTTTGATACAGAACTTGGTGCTTCAGTGGAG GCTGGGAAGGCGGATTTTGAACTGCTGGAGAAGAAAGCCATGGAATGGGGAGAACTTAAGGTTCCCTCTGGGAAACAG GAACTTGCTGAGATGATTCTCCAATCTGTGCTGTAG